DNA from Nitrospira sp.:
CGTGGGATGATCAAGTCGATGAACCGATCCTGCTTGAGCAACACCGGCACCACCTCACGATCTGCACGGTCGACGAACGTGACCGCACCGGATGGAACACCGGCTTTTTCCGATGCCTCAGACAGAATGGCGGCAATCGCCATGTTGGACTGAATCGCCTCGCTGCCGCCTCGCAACACACAGACGTTGCCCGATTTAAGACAGAGGGCCGCCGAATCCGCCGTCACGTTGGGACGCGACTCATAAATGATGCCGATCACTCCAATGGGCACACGTACCCGCCCGACCTGCATCCCGTTGGGTCTCGTCCACATAGCGGACATCATTCCTACAGGATCGGGCAACTTCGCCACTTCACGAATGCCGGCGGCCATTTCAGCGATCCGCTTCTCGGTCAATCTCAAGCGATCTGCCATCGCCTTCTTTGCAGGTGTCATTCCAAATGCCTTCAAATCTTGCTCATTCGCTGCGAGGAGTTCGTGCGACTTAACCTCGATCGCCTCAGCCATGGCAAGGAGTGCCTGATCCTTGGTCGCTGTCGGCAGAGACGCCAATCTCCTCGACGCCTGTTTAGCCTTGGAAACCAGCTCCAAAACATACTCCAAAACAGGCAGCGGTTTGGATTCGTCGATATTCTGATCTGAGGCAGTCTTGTCGAGAGGTTCCACGCTTCGCACCAATGATTGAACAACTCGGGAGCAACGTTGACAATACCGTGCGACTAAGAGACGGGTCAAGAGTCTGGTCCTAACACTCCGTAGCATCAGGAAGCGTAGGCAATGGCCAATGCCGACCTTGCATGACCTACGGTGTTGCTTCCGGTGGAGGAGGATCCGCAGCAGGTTCTTGTGGCGAGGTCGGAGGCGTTGGCGGAGGCGAGTCGGTGAGATTCATTGCGCCGCCTGACGAATCCATCTCTTCCGAATCGATCGATTGGTCTTGTGAGCTCGGTTCCACTGGAACGATCGGCTGATCACGTAGGGTTGGCTGTGGAGGAACCGTAAACGGCCTCGCGACAGGCCAAGTCGAGGCTGCCGTAGACGGATTCGGATACTGGAATACCCAATCGTAGTGGGTCGGCTTTCCCTCAAAATGGCGCACTGCGAGCGGGAAATTACCTTGCTTGATCGGTTTGTGTCTGCTCTTGCTTCGAACTCCCATAATACCGCCCGTGGGTGCCCGCAGCAATTCCCACTCACCACGTCCCACCGGATCGAGGTAGACCTTCCTGAGAAAGGGCTTGGGCGGTCTCGTGAGTTCGGCCAGCGTTTGCGGGTACACCTCACCAGGTACAACCCTTCCAGCCTTTGCTCTGGCCGAGTAGAGAGCTAGGGCCGTTTGAATTTCTATTCCCTTGGCCAGCAAATCTGCTTCGAGCTCCCGTTGCACTATCGTCTTCAACTGCCGGGCAGCCATCGTCATGGCAAGCCCCATGAGAGTGATGGCAATCATCACCATGAAGTATGAGAACCCCGTTTCTTGCCACCTCAGCGGCGCCAAGCGGCTCCCCATTATCCATCACTCCTGACCCGTTGGTGCTTCTGCTGGTTCTTCCGATGATGCTTCCGACAACGGCACCGTTTGATCCGTATGGGTCCCGGTGTTTCGGATGGTCACGCTTTCAGAATTGATTGCCTTGAGGATCAGATGGTCGTCGACACGATCACCGATTTTGAGCACCAGCACCTCATCATCTCTCCTGAGTACCGCAATATCCCTATTTTTTCGGCGACCCGCACCCACGCGAAGAAATCCCAGGTATCGATACTGCTCTAATTCCAACGCATCCTCTTGTTGCCTCAAAGTCTCGACTGCACCCGAACCAGGCTGGTCCAGGGAAGCTGGGGCATTCTCGGCTGCGAACGTGCCATCGGGACGGGGTACGGAAAAGATGTTCCGAGGCACTGTGAAATTCGCCTGACGTTGAAGATCCATTGAAGCAAGCAAATCGAGATTGACGTGCAACCCTGTCCCCCTCGTCTCCGCATGTCGCCCCACGGACGACGGGTGCCCTGTGACATTCATGAGCGGAACACGAACAGGCTCCTGCAGCAGCCGCCATTGCCATACAGCCAGTCCTACCCAGAGGAAGATAAGCGCGGCAGCAAGCATCGTCTTCTTTTTCGCATCCATGGTTACTGTGCTGGTCCAGGCGCACTGGACTCCCCAGCATCGCCGCGAAGGTACGTCGCAATCCTAATATTGAATGTCAACAACGCGTCCTGACTGCCTCCGGACCGAGTCAGCTCAAGATCCTCGATGAACACCAACTCTTCAGCCGTCTCGAGACCATAGATGAATCGGCGGAGATCCTCGTATCGTCCGGTCATCGGCCCCTGTAACAGTCCTTTGCTCGTATTTGCAACGAGCGTAGGCTCGGTCTTATAGGACAACGCCGGCAATGTGACACGATCGCGCTTCGCTTCATCTGAAATCCCCAGTGCTAACGGGGTAAAGTCGCGCTCGGCTGGAAACAGCGCCCATACTCGGCTTAGGTCCTGTTTCGCTTTTCTTGCTTCTCGATGATAGACCAACTTCTGGCGGGCCGCGGCCCATTCGTTTTCCAAACGCTCCCGGCTAGCTTGGACGCCTGCCACACCGAGGTCCTGGACGAGGAACAGTATGAAAAGCAGACCCAGAGCGACCCCCAGCCACGGAAGCAAGGGTGCGAAGGGATGCTGCCAGAGAAAGAGCAGGCGATCTTTCATCACTCAAGCTCCTTCATGCCGGTAGCGTAATGTGACGTCGAATTCCACCAACCCGTTCGGTCCGACACGATGCTGCGCCAGGATCGGGTCCTTAAATGTTGCGTGATCCTGGAGTCCGATGGTGAAACTACTGATGTCTTCCAGGCTCGTAGCGGTTCCTGTGAGTCGAACCATAGTGCCGGCTTGATCTAGGCGAACACTGCTGAGGGCAAGGCGTGAAGGGATCGTCTGTTCCAATTCGGTCAAAAACTTTGTCCATGAAAAGGTTCTTTTTTCAAGCAGCTGATTGGCCAACTCAACCTCGAAAGGCAGCCTCTTCAACGCCTCTTCAGACAAATCAATGCCTTCATCTCGGGCCTCTGCAATCAAGTCTAGGTCCTGTTGCCGTACTCCATCCAATTCTACTTGGATAGTCAAAGATTCTTGATGGGTGAGAATCACTTGCCTGACGTTCCAACTAATCCCTATCAGAAGCAGGACACAGCTTCCGATCAAGAGCAATCGAAGCGGAACGACCATCGGCCGATAGCGGCGGCTCAGGTTTATCTGGAACTGATTATCGGCGCGACGCAGCAATGGAATTGATCTGAGTGGTTCGAAGAACCTGGCGACCGCAGAACTCATGATCGTCATGCTAGAGCAACCCAGCCATCGCAGCCAACGATGTCATCCCTCGATGACTCCTTTTGGCCACCCGACCAAGGGCCTCGAGCGATTCCCAGCCTAGTTGTTCGACGGACAGTCGGAGCTCTGCCTCAATCAATTCTTGAAAGGCCGAAATGTCTCCGTCTGCACAAATAACGGCTTCCTTAACGACCGCTGAGGGGTATTGTTGTTGACAGATCTCTAACGATATGCAGCATTCCTCGAGAATCTTGCTCAGCATATCGGTCTTCGTAAACACGTGAGCCGCCTCGACCCCCAGGAGCTTGCACCGGTAGAACAGCAAACGTCCTCGTTGACAAATTATGGTCGTCAAGGCTCGATCCGATAGGTTGACCCACAGACACTCTCGGCTTTGCCAACGAGATCCACCTAAGGCCCTTCTCCATAGATCGAAGATCCGTAGGCTCGTGATCCCCACTTCTTGTGGGATGAGCCCGACAGATTCACACAGAGACTCATACTGCTGCAGCACCGATTCCTGGGCCGCCACCGTCAGCACAGTATGGGCTGGCCCTTTACTCCCCGAGCGATCATGAAATACCTGGAACGAGACCTTCGCCCCGCTTAGCGGGAACAGTTGCTCTTGACCGAGCCGCCAGCGGATCAGCGCATCGCGTTCCTCGCGCCTGACAGGGAGCTGCTCAAGCTGCAAGACTGTCGCTCTGACCGCCGTGTCAGGCAGCAACACTCCAATTCGTCGAGGAAGCTCAGGGATGATTGCTCCCCCGGCCGCATGGTGAACCGACTCTGAGCCCGTCAGGGCACGAATACGATTTGCCAATTCTGACGGATCGGACACGTTCTCCTCAGTTGGAGAAGGCTTGATCATGCCATCGGAAAGCGGGGATATGACGCACGTATGTCGACGCTGTCCACACCAATTTCGCTCGGTTTCGGCCCACGCGATTGAGTCGGTTCCGAATTTTAAGCAACGTTGGGGGCGGCTACTGGTCCATTGCCACATCGGATTACCCCTCCTCGCTGAACGTCACACGATTGATCTCTCGCAGCGACGTCTCCCCATTCAACACTTTTTTCAGCGCCGACTGCCGCAGCGTAATCATTCCATCGGTCACGGCCCGGTATCGGATTTCTGAAAGGGGTCGCTCGGCATGAATCATTTCTTTGATTTCATCGGTTAAATCGAGGAATTCCGTGATGCATTTTCTCCCTCGGTACCCAGTACCATGACATTGTGGGCAACCCTTTCCCTCATGGAACAACGTATCCTTGTATTGCTCATAGTCCAACCCGGATTCTTCAATAAGAGCCTGCTGCACTTTGACTGGTGTCCGACATGACGGACACAGGATTCGGACCAGCCGCTGCGCCAACACGCAGTTGAGAGCGGCCAAAAAATTATAGGCGTCGATCCCCATCGACGCGAACCGCCCGATGACGTCGAATACATTGTTCGCGTGCACCGTCGTCAACACAAGATGGCCGGTCAGGGCCGATTGGATCGCGATCTGCGCCGTCTCGGCATCTCGAATTTCGCCGACCATGATCTTATCTGGATCATGACGGAGTATGGAGCGGAGACCGCGGGCGAACGTGACTCCTTTCTTTTCATTGACGGGAATCTGCACCACTCCTGAGAGTTGGTATTCAACGGGATCTTCGATCGTAATCAGCTTGTCTTCGAGCGTGTTCATCTCGGATATCGCAGCGTACAGCGTCGTCGTCTTCCCGCTTCCCGTCGGCCCCGTTACCAACACCATGCCATAGGGCCGCGTGATGGCTTTTCTGAATCGTTTCAGATCCTCCGGATTAAACCCGAGCCGTTCGAGCTTCAAGGCCGACACTCCGGTCGCAATCGAGTCCCGGTCCAGTATTCGAATCACGACCGACTCGCCGAAGACGCTGGGTAGGATGGAGACACGCAAATCCACTGCCCTGCGATCCAGCCTCATACGGAAGCTTCCATCCTGAGGCACCCGACGCTCCGCAATATCGAGCTCTGACATGACCTTCAATCGCGACACCAAAGGGGCATGCAATCGAATATCCAGCGGCTCCATGGCTGGAATCAGAATGCCGTCGACACGAAGTTTAACTTTCGTCGCGCGATCTGCGGCTTCGATGTGGATGTCACTTGCGCGGCGCTGCATCGCACTCAGCAAAATCGAGTCCAGCAGCTTCACGGTCGGACTCTGCTCTTCCCCCGTATGATCCAGAGTTGGAATTTCTTCTCCTTGATCATCTTCTTTCAGCAAGATCGACCGATACTCCGCTTCCAGCTCACGGAGCACTTGACTCGATCCTTCACTGCGTTCCAGCGCCGCCAGAATGGCGCTCTTCGAGCTGACGACTCGATTCAGCGGCTTTCCGATGAGGAGCTCCAATTCGTCGAGCCCGAGCCGGTTTTGCGGGTCGGCAACGGCGATCGTCAATCCTCCAGAATGCTCAGCCATCGGCGCAAAGGGAAATCGCTGCATCAACTTGATCGAGATGGTTTCGTAGTATCGCGGATCGATCTGAAAATCAGTCAACGGATCATAGGGAAGACCGTATTGAACAGCCAGGGCATGAGCCAATTGATCCTCCGA
Protein-coding regions in this window:
- the pilO gene encoding type 4a pilus biogenesis protein PilO, whose translation is MKDRLLFLWQHPFAPLLPWLGVALGLLFILFLVQDLGVAGVQASRERLENEWAAARQKLVYHREARKAKQDLSRVWALFPAERDFTPLALGISDEAKRDRVTLPALSYKTEPTLVANTSKGLLQGPMTGRYEDLRRFIYGLETAEELVFIEDLELTRSGGSQDALLTFNIRIATYLRGDAGESSAPGPAQ
- a CDS encoding glutamate-5-semialdehyde dehydrogenase, which produces MEPLDKTASDQNIDESKPLPVLEYVLELVSKAKQASRRLASLPTATKDQALLAMAEAIEVKSHELLAANEQDLKAFGMTPAKKAMADRLRLTEKRIAEMAAGIREVAKLPDPVGMMSAMWTRPNGMQVGRVRVPIGVIGIIYESRPNVTADSAALCLKSGNVCVLRGGSEAIQSNMAIAAILSEASEKAGVPSGAVTFVDRADREVVPVLLKQDRFIDLIIPRGGESLMQLIAGHSAIPVVKHDAGVCHIYVDAEADSAMAETICVNAKAQRPSTCNAMETLLVHQSAARTLLPKLAASLSAAKVEIRGCPKTCQLISEAKPASEQDYGKEFLELILAVKIVKNMDEAMEHIAQYGSRHTEAIVTSDYGRAMRFLKEVDAGAVLVNASTRLNDGYQFGLGAEIGISTSRIHARGPMGLDELTCSKFIVMGSGQLRE
- a CDS encoding ATPase, T2SS/T4P/T4SS family encodes the protein MPRSLSRPSLAEVLVDQRMLTKHSVEDVLRRLKGAAVALGQTLISEGLLSEDQLAHALAVQYGLPYDPLTDFQIDPRYYETISIKLMQRFPFAPMAEHSGGLTIAVADPQNRLGLDELELLIGKPLNRVVSSKSAILAALERSEGSSQVLRELEAEYRSILLKEDDQGEEIPTLDHTGEEQSPTVKLLDSILLSAMQRRASDIHIEAADRATKVKLRVDGILIPAMEPLDIRLHAPLVSRLKVMSELDIAERRVPQDGSFRMRLDRRAVDLRVSILPSVFGESVVIRILDRDSIATGVSALKLERLGFNPEDLKRFRKAITRPYGMVLVTGPTGSGKTTTLYAAISEMNTLEDKLITIEDPVEYQLSGVVQIPVNEKKGVTFARGLRSILRHDPDKIMVGEIRDAETAQIAIQSALTGHLVLTTVHANNVFDVIGRFASMGIDAYNFLAALNCVLAQRLVRILCPSCRTPVKVQQALIEESGLDYEQYKDTLFHEGKGCPQCHGTGYRGRKCITEFLDLTDEIKEMIHAERPLSEIRYRAVTDGMITLRQSALKKVLNGETSLREINRVTFSEEG
- a CDS encoding PilN domain-containing protein, whose amino-acid sequence is MSSAVARFFEPLRSIPLLRRADNQFQINLSRRYRPMVVPLRLLLIGSCVLLLIGISWNVRQVILTHQESLTIQVELDGVRQQDLDLIAEARDEGIDLSEEALKRLPFEVELANQLLEKRTFSWTKFLTELEQTIPSRLALSSVRLDQAGTMVRLTGTATSLEDISSFTIGLQDHATFKDPILAQHRVGPNGLVEFDVTLRYRHEGA